GCCGAGGCGAATTTCGACCTCGGCTATCGGGTGAACTTCGACGGCACGCGGGCGCTGCTCGATGCCGTCAGACTGGCGGAAGGCTATCAGCCGCGGCTGGTCTTCGCCTCGACGATCGCGGTCTATGGCGGGCCATTCCCGGACGTCATTCCGGACGATTTCCAGCAGGCGCCGCTGTCTTCCTACGGGACGCAGAAGCTGATGAGCGAACTGCTGCTCACCGATTTTACGCGGCGGGGCTTTCTCGACGGCATCGGCATCAGGCTGCCGACCATCTGCGTGCGGCCCGGCAAGCCGAACAAGGCGGCGTCCGGCTTCTTCTCCGGCATCATCCGCGAGCCGCTGGCGGGGCAGGAGGCGATCCTGCCCGTGCCGCGCACCGTGCTGCACACCCATGCCAGCCCGCGCGCCGCTGTTGGCTTCCTGATGCATGGGGCGGAGATCGACGGGGCCAAGGTCGGCCCGCGCCGCAACCTGACCATGCCCGGCGTCGCCGTGACAGTCGGCGAGCAGATCGAGGCGCTGCGCCGCGTCGCCGGCGAGGACGCCGTCAAGCTGATCCGGGAGGAGCACGACGAGGCGGTCTGGGGAATCGTGAAGAACTGGGCCACGCGCTTCGAGGCGAAGCGTGCAAAGGAACTCGGCTTCAAGGCCGAGGCGAGCTTCGACGAGATCGTCAAGGCGTATATCGAGGACGAAGTCGGCCGTAGCGCATAGCGGCCCGACCGGCTCCCCGTTGGCGCTCGCTCCATCATCCGCCCGCGGGCAACTTCGCCCCGGGACCGGGGAACAGTACATTCGCGCAACGCGGGACGGCTCCATGCCGTCGAACCGCCTTCAGCCGCAAAGACGCCGGCATGACGGGCGTTCGCTACGCGGGCTTTGATTTCACATAAGAGATGTAGCCGCGAACGTCGGCGGCGGGTTCGGAATATGCCGCGCCCAAAGTTTCCTCCATCGACGCCACATATCGCTTGGCCCAATCCGGCAGCGGATAGTCGATGACGGCCAGGAACTCGAGTGTCGCGGCAAGGCGAATGTCTGCGATGGACGGCTTGTCGCCGCCGATGAAGGGCGCGTCGCCCATGTAGAATGTGCGGAACACCTCGAGCGGTTCGGCCAGCGCCTCGACCGCCGCCTTCCGGGCTGTTTCCTTGGACGTCGCGTCGGCTTCGCTGTGCCCGACCTCGCCGGGATACTGCGGGAAGCCGAGCATGGGGTAGGTGGCGCGGGCCAGATATGGATAGAAGGTGCCGATCAGATAGAACATCGCGCTGTCGATCATCGCGCGTTTCGCCGGATCCTTCGGGTAGAACTGCTCCAGCCCGTGCTTGTTGCAGAAGTACTGCATGATCGCGCAGCTTTCCCAAAGCGCACCCTTGGGCAGCCCGGTGTCCTCGATCATCGGCGTGAGGTGCGCGGGATTGCGCGCCAGGAAGTCGGGCTGCCGCGTCTGGCCGAAGACGTCGTGCTCGCTGAACGGGATGCCGGCTGCGCGAAGGAACACCCGCGCCGTCATGTTGTTGACGCTCGGCTTGATGATGCTGAGCTTGACCGTCGACATTCAATTCCTCCCCATCGCTGTTCAGTAAGGATTCTTCGGCTCTCGGTCCGGCGACAGCGTTGCGCGGGAGCGTGCCGTCAGCGCTTCGATGGCGTCGGCCAGATGGACCTCCGCGATGGCATAGTCGTTGCGCTTCAGCCTGATGTTGTGCGCTTCCATCAGCACGTCGGCGTGGGTGAAGCCGTGCGGCGGCTCGAAACGGTAGGATGCCAGTTCGATCAGCAGTCCCATCGGATCCTTGAAGTAGATGGAATCCATGAAGCCGCGGTCCTTGACGCCGCTGTGCTCGATGCCGCGCTCGTCAAGCCGCTCCACCGCCTGCAGGAAGGACACGCGCGAGACGGAGAAGGCGATATGGTGCACACAGCCGGGCTCGGTGGGCGTCCGGCGCGGGTCCGGCGTTCGCTCCTCGTTCGTGAAGATCGTGATGAGGCGTCCGTCGCCGGGATCGAAATAGAGATGATTTTCTGTGGCGCGATCGAGGTTCGGCTGCTCGAAGATGAAGGGCATGCCGAGCACGCCCTCCCAGAAATCGATCGATGTCTGCCTGTCGGCGCCGACCAGCGTGATGTGGTGGACGCCCTGCGATTGGAGCTTGCGCATGCATCGTCCTCTGCGGCTTAACGCTAACGGCGCAGGTTCGACTTTCGGCCGGACATTAGCAAAACTTCAGAGGGGCCGCCATGTTCTTGAGGGGTCGGTATGGCTAGTCGACCGATCGTGATGTTCCCCGACGCGCGGCTGCGGGTCGTGGCGGAGCCCGTAGACCTTTTCGGCGCAGACCTGCGCGCACTCGCCGATGACCTCGTCGATACGCTTCATTCGGTCGGGGCGATCGGCATCACCGCTCCGCATGTGGGCATCGCGAAGCGGCTGGTGGCGCTGCGTGCGGCTGCCGGAGAGCCGGTGCGCATCTACGTCAATCCGCAGGTTGCGTGGGCCACGGCGGAGACGGCGCGTCATACTGAAGGCAGCGTCTCCATGCCGGGGGTGACGGAAGAGGTCGAACGGCCGGCGCGAGTGCGCGTCTCATATCGCGACCTCGACGGCGCGGAACAGGTGGAGGAGGCGGACGGCTTCCTCGCCGCCTGCCACCAGCACGAGATCGACCAGCTCGACGGCATGTTCTGGATCCAAAGATTGTCGCCGCTGAAGCGCGACAGGCTGGTCAAGAAGTTCCAGAAGCTGCAGAAGCGTGGGTAGGAATTTCGCTCACGCGCTGAGGCTCGCCCCGAGCAGCAGCAGCCCGAGCAAAAAGACCATTCCCGCGCCGCCGATCTCGATCGCCGCGTGGATGCGGTTGCCCATGCGGCCGTCGCCGGCGAAGGCGACCGCCCAGTTCTTGGCGGTGACCGCCATGGTGGCGAGCGTCGCCACCATGATCGCGGTGCCGAGCGCCATGGCGAAGACCGACAGGATGCCGGCCACCCACAGGCCGTTCAGGAACGCGAAGGTCAGGACGATCAATGCGCCGGAACACGGACGCAGGCCGACCGCGGCCACCGCGGACCATGCCGTCCGCCAGTCGAACCGGTCGCCCGACAGCATGGCCGGGTCCGGCGCGTGGCTGTGGCCGCAGCTCGCGCAGACCTCGCCGGCATGATGATGGTCGTGCGCGTGGTGATGGTGACGGTGATCGCCGTGGGCATGGTGGTGATGGTGGTGATGGCCGTGCCCGTGGTCACGATGCGCGTGGGGATGCGCTTGCGCCGCCGACAGGCTGACTGGCCGGCTACGGCCGAGGACGCCGGCCAGGCGCGGCCACGCCTTCTGCCACAGCAGCCAGGCGCCGAAGAGCGTGATCAGCGCATAGGATGCGATCTCCAGGAAGCGGGTCGCGTCGGTCATCGAGATGGAAGTCCCGCGCAGGGCAAGAAAGACGACGGTCATCATCAGGATGGCGGTGAGCGCCTGCAGGAAGGCCGAGACGAAGGACAGCATCACGCCGCGCCTGAGCGCCACCTCGTTGGCCAGCATATAGGAGGAGATGACCGCCTTGCCGTGTCCCGGCCCCGCTGCGTGGAAGACGCCGTAGGCAAACGAGAGGCCGACCAGCGCCCAGGCGCCGCCGCCGCCGTCGCGCATCGACTTCAGGGCGCCGGTGAGCGACCGGTAGAAACCCTGCTGCTGCACGTTGATCCAGTTCATCAGACCCGCGAAGACGCCGGTCGAGGGCACGGTGGCCTCGTTGACGCCGATGCCCAGCGAACTCTGCGCATGCGCGCGCCCAAGGAAATGCGTGAGCACGTAGGCGACCAGGAGCAGGCCGAAGACGATGCGGATGGTTTTCTTGCTCATCTGGTCATCCTCCGCAGGTCAGTTCGAGCCGCGTGGCAAAGATCTTGCTCATGTCGGTGCCGGCCGGATCGTTGAAGAACGCCTCGGTGAGGCTCTGCTGGTTCTGCGCCAGCGCCTCGTCCGGATCCGGTCGGATGACGGTGCGCGTGCAATTGGCCGGCATGCCGTTGACGGCCATCTGGTCGTCCCGGACGAATTCGATGGCCGTGTAGAAGGTCGGGTCGTAGACGCCGAAGTCGATCTTGCCGGCAAGCTTCAGCGGCTCTCTCGGCTTGCTCTGGAAGAGGATGATGAGCTGGTTGTCCTCGAAGTTGGCGAACAGCTCGTCCGTCTGCATCGCCACGTCCTTGCCGTCGAGGGTGACCAGCTGGAAGTAGCCGAACTCGCCGATGGATTCGTAGACGGTCTTCGACACCTCTCTCAGCTCCGTTTCATCGAGCACGAGGTCCTGGTTGGCGTCGAACTCCATCAGGACGGTGCTGGAGAAGACGTCATCGAAGCGCCAGACATGCTTGAGGGCTGAAACGTTGCCGCCGGAGTCGATGTCGACGTCGAGGCGCGCCTCGGCGAAGACGTGAGGATGAACATATGCCGGCGTCGCGGCCGTCAGCGCAGCTAGGGCGGCGGCAGCGTGAATCGCAACTCGAGGGAGACTTCGCATGGGCTGTAAGGAAACCTCAGGAAACAGTGGAGATCGGACCCAAAGCGGGCGGAAATTGGACGGGGGCGGCGGGTGCGTCAGAGATGCTCACTCGTTGCGGCCGTTCGCCTTGAACCATTGCACCAGAAAATCCACCAGCACGCGCACCTTCGCCGGCAGGTAGCGGCGGTGCGGATAGACGGCGAAGATGCCGGCATTGTTGGGCAGAAAGCCGTCGAGGACGCGGACCAGCCGGCCGGCGCGCAACTCCGGCTCGGCGATGAAGTCCGGCAGGATGCAGAAGCCCAGCCCGGCGAGGGCGGCGGCGCGTGCAGCGAGCGGGCTGTTCACTTCGAGCGGCCCGGAAACGGACACCGAGAACGGCTCACCGTTCTCCCGCCGGAACTGCCAGTTGGACAGCCAGCGGCCGTTGGTGTCGATGATGCAGGGCAGGCCGGCCAGATCCTGCGGCCTGGTCGGCATGCCGTGCGTTTCGATCAGCTCGGGAGAGGCGGTGATATAGACGGAGAACGGGGCGAGCTTGCGGGCGATCAGCGACGAGCTTTCCATGCGCGTGATGCGGATGGCGAGGTCGAAGCCTTCCTCCACCATGTCGACGAAACGGTCGTCCAGATGGATCTCAAGCACGATGTCGGGATGCTGCTTGGCGAAGTCGATCAGGCAGTGGCCGATCTCGGCATCCGCGAAGCTGCGTGCGGCGGAGAGTTTTATGCGGCCGCGGACGTCCCCGGAGGTGTCGCGCACGGATTCCTGCAGGCTGTCGATCTCGTGGATCAGTTCGGAAGCGCGCTTGTAGTAGCTGTGCCCGGCCTCGGTCAGCGAGAACTGGCGCGTGGTGCGGTTGAGCAGCAGCGTGCCGAGTTCGTCTTCCAGTTCTCGCACATATTTTGACAGCAGCGCCTTCGAGCGGCCGATCTTGCGGCCGGCTGCGGAAAACCCCTCGGCCTCGACCACGTCGATGAAGGCGCGCATGCGGGTGAGCGTGTCCATCAGGCTTTCCCAGCGTGTTTCAGGATGCGCCGTCCGAGCCGGATCAGCGTCATGTCGCTGCCGGCTGGGCCGAGGAGGGACAGGCCGAACGGCGCGCCGTGGACACTGCCCAGCGGCAAGCTGATCTGGGGGAAACCGGAAAGCCCGGACCAGCAAAGCAGGCGGATGGCCTGCTCGCGGAAATTGCTGAACACCTCGGCGCTTCCGTCGCTCGGCGGGGCGACGCATGGTGCCGTGGGCAGCACGAGTACGCCATCGTCCGACAGGAGATCCGCCAGCCAGCGGGTGAAGGCTTCGCGGCGCGTGGTCTCTTCCGCCACCTCCTGATCGGTGACGGTCTTGCCGAAGAGGAAGCGCGCGCGCGTCGCCTCGCCCATTTGGCGGCCCGGCCTTCCGATCCAGTCGCCATGCGCTTCCCACGCTTCGCGGGCCTGCAGCTTGCGCATGCACCAGTAGAGTTCGTCGATCGACTGCGGCGGAGGAGCGGCGTCACGGGCGGGGCCGAGTACATCGGCGGCGATGGCGGCGAGGCGGCGGTATTCCGCGGTCTCGTCGGGGCCCATGAGCAGGGCGTCGAGGGCGGCAATGCGGAGGGGGCGGGTAAGGGGGCTTTTCTCCGCCCTCGAGGGGGAGATGCCGCCAGAGGCGGCAGAGGGGGTAGCCTCAGAAGGTGGCGCCGACTTGGCGTCGCGCGCCGCCGCAACGACCCCACCCCGGTCGGCTGTGCCGACCGACCCTCCCCTCGAGGGGGAGGGGGACCCTGCGCCCAGTAGCACCTCTCCCACACTCTCATACGTATCGATGTCCTTTGCGAACCAGCCGAAGGTGTCGAAGGACGGCGCGAGCGGCATCGTGCCTTCAAGCGGGATCGCCCCGTGTGTGGTGCGCAGGCCGATCAGGCCGCAGAAGCTGGCCGGCGCGCGTACCGAGCCGCCAGTGTCCGAGCCGGTTGCGATATCGACGAGCCCGCCGGCCACCGCCGCTGCCGATCCGGACGAGGAACCTCCGGTCACGCGGCCCGGAGCGGCGGGGTTTATGGGGTGGGGGAAGTGGACGTTCTGGCCGAGCATCGAGAAGGCGAGTTCCTCGGTCTGGGTCTTGCCGGCGAATCGCGCGCCCGCATCGAGCAGCGCCTGCACCGCCGGGGCCGAGGACAGCGCCGGCTGCGCCTCGGCAAATCGTTGCGGATTGCCCCATCCGGTCTTCAGGCCCGCGACGTCGAAGATATCCTTGACGGCCAGCGTCAGCCCCGCAAGCGGGCCAGATTGTGAATTGGAAACAATGACTTCGGGAACACCCAGGAATGCGTTGAAAGGGTCGCGATCGATCGACATTGTTCATCCCTTGAAGACAATGCGTTCAGCATCGTTCAGGCCGTGCATTTTTTCAACAGGGCCTTCGATTTTCGTTGATTGTGACGCGCATCAAAACTATATGCGCGCTTGCCCAAAGTCGCACGTGCCTGTGGGCGTCCCCCGATCCTCGAAATGGCGAGGCAATCGGGACGGTACCCGGGAACTAACGAGCCCGGTCGGTTCAGCGGCCAACCGCCGATCCGAGGACGTCTTGAAGCAACGACGGTGCGGGCCTTTCTGGTGTCTGCCGAGCGTCCAAAGCTCGGGGTTACTGAAGAGGCACACCTTCATTGCCGGCAGTGCGGTAGGGATTCCCTTCCAAGCCAAGGCAGACAAAGCGAGCTTGAGCCCGCAAGGCTTTCGCTCACCGCCGCGTGAATCGCGTTCTCGGGTCCAGCGCCTCCAAAGACTGGGCTCGCGTCGTTGTCTCACGCCTTTGTTTGACCGCATGTCCGCGTGGCCGACGCCCGCGAGCATGATCCCTTGCGCGCGCCCGAAAGGCGCTTTGGAGAGACTGATGGCAACGCAGCGCGTTCTCGACTTCCTCGCCACCCGACGCCCGAACGGCCCATGCCTCGTGGTCGACCTCGACGTCGTGCGCGACAATTTCCACGCCTTCGAGAAGGCGCTTCCCGATTCCAAGATCTACTACGCGGTGAAGGCAAACCCGGCGCCGGAGATCCTGCGCCTGCTGGCCTCGATGGGCTCGTCCTTCGACACCGCGTCGGTTGCCGAGATCGAGATGGCCATGGACGCCGGCGCGCCCGCGGAGCGCATCTCCTTCGGCAACACCATCAAGAAGGAGCGCGACATCGCGCGCGCCTTCGAGCTGGGCATCGGCCTGTATGCGGTCGACTGCGTCGAGGAGGTCGAAAAGGTGGCGCGGGCTGCTCCCGGCTCACGCGTGTTCTGCCGCGTGCTGACCGATGGCGAGGGCGCCGAGTGGCCGCTGTCGCGCAAGTTCGGCTGCGTGCCGGCAATGGCGATCGACGTGCTGCGGCGCGCCAGGCAGCTCGGCCTCGACGCCTATGGCGTGTCGTTCCATGTCGGCTCGCAGCAGTGCGACCTCTCCGCATGGGACCGCGCGCTCGGCGACGCCAAGCGCGTCTTCGCGACGCTGGCCGAGGAGGGCATCGTCTTGAAGATGGTCAACATGGGCGGCGGTTTCCCGACGCGCTACCTGAAGGACGTGCCGGCGGCGCAGGCCTACGGCCAGGCGATCTTCGAGGCGCTGTCGAAGCACTTCGGCAACCGCATCCCGGAGACCATCATCGAGCCAGGCCGCGGCATGGTCGGCAATGCCGGCGTCATCAAGTCGGAAGTCGTGCTGATCTCGAAGAAGGCCGACAACGACAACGTGCGCTGGGTCTACCTCGACATCGGCAAGTTCGGCGGCCTCGCCGAGACGATGGACGAGGCGATCCGCTACCCGATCGTGACGCCGCATGACGGCAGCGAGGTCGCGCCCTGCGTGCTCGCCGGCCCGACCTGCGATTCGGCGGACGTGCTGTACGAGAAGACGCCGTACCCGCTGCCGCTGTCGCTGACCATCGGCGACGAGGTGCTGATCGAAGGCACCGGCGCCTACACGACCACCTATTCGGCGGTCGCCTTCAACGGCTTCGAGCCACTCCGATCCTACGTGATCTGAGGGGCTCCGGCCCCTCAGATCGCCCTGTCGCCGGCAGCAGGCCGGCGGCGGGTTCGCTCGTGGAACAGACCTCCGCTTGTGAAGAGGATCGCTACAATGAAAGCCCAGAACATAGCGGCGAACTCAGCCGCCAATTGGCCGATCTTCCCCTCAAAGGGGGAGATGGCTGCTGTCTCCATCGTCGCCGAGACGGCGGCGGACGAAGCCTCGCGCGAAGCGCTGCTCGACCGCGCCATGGGGCCGGGCCGCAGGCGCAAGTCGTCGGAGAAGCTGCGCCGCGGCCGCAAGCCGTCGGAAGGGCTGGCGTTCGTCGCGCGCGGCGCGGACGGCGCAGTCGTGGGAACGGTGCGGCTGTGGGACGTCACAGCAGGAGAGAACGGCGTCGGCGCGCTGCTGCTCGGTCCGCTGGCCGTCGACCCGTCGCTGAAGAGCGCCGGCGTCGGCTCGGCGCTGATGCGGCTGGCGATCGGTGAAGCGCGGCGGCTCGGCCACAAGGCCATCCTGCTGGTGGGCGATGCGCCCTACTATGCGCGGTTCGGCTTCTCGGCGGAGAAGACCGGCGAGCTTGCCATGCCGGGACCCTATGAGCGCCACCGGTTCCTGGCGCTGGAGTTGGTCGACGGGGCGCTCGACGGCGCGAAAGGCGTGCTCAAGGCGGCGGGGCGCAAGCTGCCGAAAATGGCTGCTGCGGCGTAGTAGGGAAAACCCACGATCGGCGCGTGCGACCGCGCCGGCTTGGTGAAATGCAAAGAGGCGCGCCGGTGGACGGCGCGCCTCTTTGCCCTAAAGCACCTGGCTGAGCGCCATGGCGACCGACATGTCGCCTTCCACCTTCAGCTTGCCCTGCATGAATGCCGCGGTCGGATTGAGTTCGCCCGCCACCAGAGCCTCGAGATCGTCGAGCGCCAGGGTGATGGTGCAGTCCGCCGGAGCGTCGGTGGTCGAGATCGTCGCGCCGTCGATGACGATGACGCCGTCAGAGCCGGTGTCGAACTTCACCGAACGGTCGAATCCCGACCCCTCGACACGCGAGCGCATCTTCTCCGCAACGTCCTGAATAGCCATTCTTTCTCTTCCCTCGCCGTTGAAGCCGATTTCCAGACCGGCGCACGTCCGCGCAAGATCATACCTTGACGACATAGGGTCATGTGACGTTTACGTCAACGTTATCGCCGGCGCTTTTGATCCGTATCGCATCGACCTGAGATCGGGCGAGTGGACCAGAGCTTTCGCCGGGAGGCGCTAATGCGACGGCTTCTCGGCGGTAAATTTGGGGGTCTTCATGTCGGAGACGCGACGGCGCAGGGCGTTGTCGCGGATCTCGTCCTTCGACAGGTAGTCGACCTGCTCGACCAGGATCTCGTGGACGAGCTGCTCGCCGACACGCTTGTTGATCGCATCCCGCATCTGGCTGCGAAAGGCGTCGAGATCGAGCGCGGTCGGACGCGTGAAGTCGATCTCAGGGCTTCCGAAGAGGTGGGAATAGAGCACGTCCGTGATCATGCTGTCGGCGGGGACCGAGAGCCTTGCCATCACCGACGGATCGACGGTGTAGACCAGCTTGGTGAGGAAGTATCCGGTGACGGCCGACTGCTTCACCACCGGCACGGGTATGACGTCTGTCTTGATGTAGTCGAGCCCGCCGAGGAGCGGATTGACCGCTTCTGTCCCCTCGGGCTTCGCCGCCGATGTCTGGAAGGAATAGAAAACTGCGCCGAGCGTGGCGGCGCAGATCCAGATCGCTGCGGCGATGAACTTGATCATGCTATCGGCCGAACTCGTGCGACGAATACGTGCCGTCCGTTTCGGCACGCTGTATCGCCGACTGGATCAGGGATGCGACTTCTCCGACGGCGTCGAGGTGGGCGCGGATCATGATCTCGTTGCGCTCGAGTTTCTTGCGGAGCCGGAGCATGCCATCCCGATGCTCGATGCCGAGTTCGTGCTCGCTGATGCCCTTCATGGCGCGCGTCAGTTCGTAGAGGCCGCGGCTCTTGCGGGCATTCGAGGCTTTCAGGTCGAAGTTCAGGTCGGTGTGGATGGCGGCCGTCTCCTCGTCCACCGTCTCCTCGATACGGCTGATGATGGCAAGGAGGCTCGAGGGCCGCCCCGCAGACATGTCAGGCATCGCGGCGCGGACGGGAAGTTGAGCGCTATAAGGGGTGTAGTCCATCGATCAAACCATCATTTCTTGAACAGTCCGGCGCCATTCGCCGCCTGAGTGCCGATCTCGCGAGCGAGCTGCCGCTCGATCTGGTCGACGAGCGCGGTCGCCACGGCCGACGGCGCGCCGATGCTCAGATCAGCGTGAGGCGTAACGCCGGCGACGGGAATCTTCGTCTCGCCCTGCATGTGAAAGTCGCCGAAGATGCGGTCTGCGATGCCGATGCCGCCGCGTTCGGCGACGACGCCGGCGATCTTCTCCGCCATCATCGACTTCCACATGTCGCCGGCGATGCCCTGGCCATAGGTGCCTTCGGCGTTCTTCGGCATCATGGACGAGATGAAGGTCTGGAGGATCATCGCCTCGAACTTGCGCGATGCATCGGGAAGCGAATCCTGGGACGTCGTGCGCGAAAGCGCCGGAGCGGAGGCCACCTGGAGCGGCCGGGACTCGACCTCAAAAGGAACGTCGGCAGGCCCGTGCGCCCTGCGCAGCAGTTCGGCGCGAGCGGCTTCTACCGCCGTGGGTTCGGCGGCGCGGGCGACGTCGAGCACAATGTCGCTTGGAGGGGAAATGGCCAACGGGCGCGCCTCTCGTGGGTGGTCCGTGCAACTATCGCCGCACAAGCTTGTGGCAACCTTACCCGGGCGGTCGGCGAACATTCATGATCATCTCCAGACGCTCCTGGTCGCCTTGTTCGCGCTCCTCCTGCCGGCGCGCGTCACGGTAGTTGCGCTCGACCAGATTGGTGCGTGCGGTGGCGGTCGCGACGAGCTGCAGTTCCTGCTCGGCGGCGGCGCGGCTCGCCTCGCCGCGGGTCAGGGCGCTTGCGATCCGGTTGTTGTAGACCTCGGGGAAGAGGGCCGAAAGCGAGTCATCCCGGTTGAACCGCTCGGCGATCTCGGCCGCCTCGCGGGCCGCTTCGGCAGCCGCCGCGACATGGCCGGCATGGCGCGTCTCGTGCAGGGACTTCAACTGCTCCTGTACGGAAAGCAGCTTCTTCAGACGGTCAACGCGTGACGCCATGACTACCTTCCTATGGTGACCGGGACAAAGCTGTCGGCGACGAGGCTCAGCATCGTGCCGATCGAGAAATAGAGGATGAACAGCCCGCCCGTGATCACGAAGGGCAGCGAGATGAAGTAGACCGGAATCTGCGGCGTCAGCTTGTTGACGAAGCCGACCGTCAGGTTGACCAGGATCGCGTAGGCGACGAACGGGCTGCCGATGCGCAGCATGACGAAAAAACTCTCCGACAGCGTGTCGGTGAGATCGACCAGGGCAGCCTGGGGGCGGAAGGCGATGTCGACCGGAACGATCTCGTAGGAATCCACCAGCGCGCGCACGATCTCATGGTGGAAGTCGAAGACGAAGAGAAGGAGGAGGGCGGAGAAGGAGATCAGCGCGCCGATCGCCGACTCCGGCTCGCCATCCTCGATGCCCGGCCCGTTCATGCCGCCATAGCCGATCAGCATGGCGATCGCCGAGCCCATGAACTGCAGCGCCAGGATGTAGAAGCGGGTCATCAGCCCGATCAGCCCGCCGATCATGAGTTCGGAGGCGATGAGCGGACCCAGGACGCCCGGCCGGCGGTCGGCGAACGGCGCGATCTGGTCCCACAGCGAGACGAGCAGCGCGCCGGTGACGGCGAGCGCGATGAAGAGCCTGATCTGGATCGGCAAGCGGATGCTGGAGAAGCCCGGCATCACCATGAAGCAGGCGCCGATGCGGCAGAACGCCAGAAACGCCGCGATGACAGCGGTTTCGGCGACCTGGTTCACGAAATGGCGCCGAGCACGCGCAGTTCAACCCCCTTGGCGATCTCGACATGCGACAGGATGGGAAGGGTCGAGAACAGCCGCTCGATGATCATGCGCACATATGGGCGTGCGTCGGGCGCCGTCACCATGACGAAGCGCTCGCCGGCGTCGAGATGCTTGCGGATCGCCTTCGTCGCCTCCTGGCCGAATTCTTCCAGCTGGCGCGGGTCGATGTCGAATTCGCGCACCTCGCCCTTGGCGTCGCGCTTGAGGCTCTGGTGGAAGGCGAGGTCCCAGCGGTTGCCGAGGCGCAGCACCTTCAGCACGCCGTTCTCCGAGAGGTCGCCGCAGATCTGCTGGGCCATGCGGATGCGAACATGCTCGACGATCTGCTCGGTCCGGCGCACATGCGGCGCGATCTCGGCGATCGCCTCGATGATGAGGTGCAGGTTGCGGATCGAGACACGCTCGGCGAGCAGCAGCTTCAGCACCGCCTGCAGGCCCGGATAGGAGATGTGCGAGGTGCAGATCTCCTCGGCCAGCTTGCGGTACTCCGGGTCCTGCCGGTCGATCAGCGCCTTCATATCCTTGTAGGATAGCAGCTGAGGCAGGTTGTTGCGGATCACTTCCGAGAGGTGGGTCAGCAGGACCGACATATTGTCGGCAAAGGTGAACTGCTCGCGCTTGAGGTCCTCAGCGAACATTTCCGGCACCGACCAGGCGCGCATGCCGAAGGCCGGTTCCTTGACCTCTTCGCCGGGGATATCCGGGGCTTCACGATTGCCGAGCAGAACCATGATCTCGCCGACGCGCAACTGGTGCTCGGCGACGACGGTGCCGTGAATCTTGATCTGGTAGCTCTTGGACGGGATCGTGTAGTCGTCGGTGACGCGCACTTCGGGCACCACGAAGCCGAACTGCTGGGCGAACTTCTTGCGCATCTTCGACATGCGGAAGGCGAGTTCCTGATGCGAGACGAGCAGCTTCGTCGACAGCTGCTTGCCGATGAGAAGCTC
This portion of the Mesorhizobium shangrilense genome encodes:
- the denD gene encoding D-erythronate dehydrogenase, with the translated sequence MRILMTGAAGMIGRKLTSRLIKDGTLRGRKITALDLHDIVPAQTPDAPGIAIRTLTGDMADAGAAEKLIADRPDVIFHLAGIVSGEAEANFDLGYRVNFDGTRALLDAVRLAEGYQPRLVFASTIAVYGGPFPDVIPDDFQQAPLSSYGTQKLMSELLLTDFTRRGFLDGIGIRLPTICVRPGKPNKAASGFFSGIIREPLAGQEAILPVPRTVLHTHASPRAAVGFLMHGAEIDGAKVGPRRNLTMPGVAVTVGEQIEALRRVAGEDAVKLIREEHDEAVWGIVKNWATRFEAKRAKELGFKAEASFDEIVKAYIEDEVGRSA
- a CDS encoding glutathione S-transferase family protein; translation: MSTVKLSIIKPSVNNMTARVFLRAAGIPFSEHDVFGQTRQPDFLARNPAHLTPMIEDTGLPKGALWESCAIMQYFCNKHGLEQFYPKDPAKRAMIDSAMFYLIGTFYPYLARATYPMLGFPQYPGEVGHSEADATSKETARKAAVEALAEPLEVFRTFYMGDAPFIGGDKPSIADIRLAATLEFLAVIDYPLPDWAKRYVASMEETLGAAYSEPAADVRGYISYVKSKPA
- a CDS encoding VOC family protein; the encoded protein is MRKLQSQGVHHITLVGADRQTSIDFWEGVLGMPFIFEQPNLDRATENHLYFDPGDGRLITIFTNEERTPDPRRTPTEPGCVHHIAFSVSRVSFLQAVERLDERGIEHSGVKDRGFMDSIYFKDPMGLLIELASYRFEPPHGFTHADVLMEAHNIRLKRNDYAIAEVHLADAIEALTARSRATLSPDREPKNPY
- a CDS encoding peptide deformylase: MASRPIVMFPDARLRVVAEPVDLFGADLRALADDLVDTLHSVGAIGITAPHVGIAKRLVALRAAAGEPVRIYVNPQVAWATAETARHTEGSVSMPGVTEEVERPARVRVSYRDLDGAEQVEEADGFLAACHQHEIDQLDGMFWIQRLSPLKRDRLVKKFQKLQKRG
- a CDS encoding nickel/cobalt transporter; this translates as MSKKTIRIVFGLLLVAYVLTHFLGRAHAQSSLGIGVNEATVPSTGVFAGLMNWINVQQQGFYRSLTGALKSMRDGGGGAWALVGLSFAYGVFHAAGPGHGKAVISSYMLANEVALRRGVMLSFVSAFLQALTAILMMTVVFLALRGTSISMTDATRFLEIASYALITLFGAWLLWQKAWPRLAGVLGRSRPVSLSAAQAHPHAHRDHGHGHHHHHHHAHGDHRHHHHAHDHHHAGEVCASCGHSHAPDPAMLSGDRFDWRTAWSAVAAVGLRPCSGALIVLTFAFLNGLWVAGILSVFAMALGTAIMVATLATMAVTAKNWAVAFAGDGRMGNRIHAAIEIGGAGMVFLLGLLLLGASLSA
- a CDS encoding DUF1007 family protein; its protein translation is MRSLPRVAIHAAAALAALTAATPAYVHPHVFAEARLDVDIDSGGNVSALKHVWRFDDVFSSTVLMEFDANQDLVLDETELREVSKTVYESIGEFGYFQLVTLDGKDVAMQTDELFANFEDNQLIILFQSKPREPLKLAGKIDFGVYDPTFYTAIEFVRDDQMAVNGMPANCTRTVIRPDPDEALAQNQQSLTEAFFNDPAGTDMSKIFATRLELTCGG
- a CDS encoding LysR family transcriptional regulator, which codes for MDTLTRMRAFIDVVEAEGFSAAGRKIGRSKALLSKYVRELEDELGTLLLNRTTRQFSLTEAGHSYYKRASELIHEIDSLQESVRDTSGDVRGRIKLSAARSFADAEIGHCLIDFAKQHPDIVLEIHLDDRFVDMVEEGFDLAIRITRMESSSLIARKLAPFSVYITASPELIETHGMPTRPQDLAGLPCIIDTNGRWLSNWQFRRENGEPFSVSVSGPLEVNSPLAARAAALAGLGFCILPDFIAEPELRAGRLVRVLDGFLPNNAGIFAVYPHRRYLPAKVRVLVDFLVQWFKANGRNE
- a CDS encoding amidase family protein → MSIDRDPFNAFLGVPEVIVSNSQSGPLAGLTLAVKDIFDVAGLKTGWGNPQRFAEAQPALSSAPAVQALLDAGARFAGKTQTEELAFSMLGQNVHFPHPINPAAPGRVTGGSSSGSAAAVAGGLVDIATGSDTGGSVRAPASFCGLIGLRTTHGAIPLEGTMPLAPSFDTFGWFAKDIDTYESVGEVLLGAGSPSPSRGGSVGTADRGGVVAAARDAKSAPPSEATPSAASGGISPSRAEKSPLTRPLRIAALDALLMGPDETAEYRRLAAIAADVLGPARDAAPPPQSIDELYWCMRKLQAREAWEAHGDWIGRPGRQMGEATRARFLFGKTVTDQEVAEETTRREAFTRWLADLLSDDGVLVLPTAPCVAPPSDGSAEVFSNFREQAIRLLCWSGLSGFPQISLPLGSVHGAPFGLSLLGPAGSDMTLIRLGRRILKHAGKA